From the genome of Phytohabitans rumicis, one region includes:
- a CDS encoding saccharopine dehydrogenase family protein, producing MRVLLVGAGGVGSAAVSIAVRRSFFEIMVVADYDPERALRAVSTLDGRFIAERVDASSADAVAALCRKHRITHVLNAVDPRFVMPVFEGAYAAGADYLDMAMSLSTPHPVAPHKECGVKLGDAQFARKDAWEDAGRLALVGIGVEPGLSDVFARYAADELFSTIDEIGVRDGANLVVDGYDFAPSFSIWTTIEECLNPPVIWESPRGWHTTEPFSEPEIFDFPEGIGPVECVNVEHEEVLLIPRWIDAKRVTFKYGLGAEFIDVLRTLHKLGLDGTAPVSVGGVSVAPRDVVAACLPDPATLGDRMRGKTCAGTWVRGRSTAGQPREVYLYHVVDNEWSMKEYGHQAVVWQTAINPVVALELLASGAWSGAGVLGPEAFPAAPFLGLLTEYGSPWGIQEM from the coding sequence ATGCGCGTTCTGCTGGTGGGGGCCGGCGGAGTCGGATCGGCGGCGGTGTCGATCGCGGTCCGGCGCTCGTTCTTCGAGATCATGGTGGTGGCCGACTACGACCCCGAGCGCGCCCTGCGTGCGGTGTCTACCTTGGACGGTCGCTTCATCGCCGAGCGGGTCGACGCCTCGTCGGCCGACGCCGTCGCGGCGCTGTGCCGCAAGCACCGGATCACCCACGTGCTCAACGCCGTCGACCCGCGCTTCGTCATGCCCGTCTTCGAGGGCGCGTACGCCGCCGGCGCCGACTACCTCGACATGGCGATGTCGCTGTCCACGCCGCACCCGGTGGCGCCGCACAAGGAGTGCGGCGTGAAGCTGGGCGACGCGCAGTTCGCCCGCAAGGACGCCTGGGAGGACGCCGGCCGGCTGGCGCTCGTCGGCATCGGCGTGGAGCCCGGCCTGTCCGACGTCTTCGCCCGGTACGCCGCCGACGAGCTCTTCTCCACCATCGACGAGATCGGCGTGCGGGACGGCGCCAACCTGGTCGTCGACGGGTACGACTTCGCCCCGTCGTTCTCCATCTGGACCACCATCGAGGAGTGCCTCAACCCGCCGGTGATCTGGGAGTCGCCGCGCGGCTGGCACACCACCGAGCCGTTCTCCGAGCCGGAGATCTTCGACTTTCCCGAGGGCATCGGCCCGGTCGAGTGCGTCAACGTCGAGCACGAAGAGGTGCTGCTGATCCCGCGCTGGATCGACGCCAAGCGGGTCACCTTCAAGTACGGCCTCGGTGCCGAGTTCATCGACGTCCTGCGTACCCTGCACAAGCTTGGCCTCGACGGCACCGCGCCGGTGTCCGTCGGCGGCGTGTCGGTGGCGCCGCGGGACGTGGTGGCCGCGTGCCTGCCCGACCCGGCCACGCTGGGGGACAGGATGCGCGGCAAGACCTGCGCCGGCACGTGGGTGCGTGGGCGCTCGACGGCCGGCCAGCCGCGCGAGGTCTACCTCTACCACGTCGTCGACAACGAGTGGTCGATGAAGGAGTACGGCCACCAAGCGGTCGTCTGGCAGACCGCGATCAACCCGGTGGTCGCCCTCGAACTGCTCGCCTCGGGCGCGTGGTCCGGCGCCGGTGTGCTCGGTCCCGAGGCATTTCCCGCCGCGCCGTTCCTGGGTTTGCTCACCGAATACGGCTCACCGTGGGGTATTCAGGAGATGTGA
- a CDS encoding ABC transporter permease, with amino-acid sequence MGTVIIAHVMFCVSFVVVTVKARLAGLDSRLEEAAMDLYASEWQTFRRVTLPLVLPGIVAAALLAFSLSFDDFIITNFNSGTTVTFPMYVWGAAQRGIPPQVNVVGTAMFLISLLLVLSTTFRRRRA; translated from the coding sequence ATGGGCACGGTCATCATCGCCCACGTGATGTTCTGCGTCTCGTTCGTCGTGGTGACCGTCAAGGCGCGGCTGGCCGGGCTGGACAGCCGGCTGGAGGAGGCCGCGATGGACCTCTACGCCAGCGAGTGGCAGACCTTCCGGCGGGTCACGCTGCCGCTGGTCCTCCCCGGCATCGTCGCCGCCGCGCTGCTCGCGTTCTCGCTGTCGTTCGACGACTTCATCATCACGAACTTCAACTCCGGCACGACCGTCACGTTCCCCATGTACGTCTGGGGCGCGGCCCAGCGCGGCATCCCGCCGCAGGTGAACGTCGTCGGCACGGCCATGTTCCTGATTTCGTTGCTGTTGGTGCTGAGCACCACGTTCCGCCGGAGGCGGGCATGA
- a CDS encoding ABC transporter ATP-binding protein, whose translation MADGADLRLVNLTKRFGIFTAVDDLSLTIPQGGFFALLGASGCGKTTTLRMVAGLEEPTSGQVLLGGQDIARLRPYKRPVNTVFQSYALFPHLDVFENVAFGLRRRGVRDIAAQVGRMLSLVQLDGYDKRRPAQLSGGQQQRVALARALINHPQVLLLDEPLGALDLKLRRQMQIELKRIQTEVGLTFVHVTHDQEEAMTMADTVAVMNAGRIEQLGAPAEIYEFPATPFVANFLGQSNLLAGEVAGRSADEVVVSAYGSRFSLPAARCRAASGDIYLGVRPEKLHLAPSAEAVPAGHQWIAGVVSDSSYVGVSTQYLVRTSWGTELSAFSSNAGVHAQLPLGAQVVAYWRPEHAFLLAREAGAGDATQPLLEPVP comes from the coding sequence ATGGCAGACGGTGCTGACCTGCGTCTGGTCAACCTCACGAAGCGGTTCGGGATCTTCACGGCCGTCGACGACCTCAGCCTGACGATCCCGCAGGGCGGCTTCTTCGCCCTGCTCGGCGCGTCCGGCTGCGGCAAGACAACCACGCTGCGCATGGTGGCCGGCCTGGAAGAGCCGACATCCGGACAGGTCCTGCTCGGCGGGCAGGACATCGCCCGGCTGCGGCCGTACAAGCGCCCGGTCAACACCGTCTTCCAGAGCTACGCGCTCTTCCCGCACCTGGACGTCTTCGAGAACGTCGCGTTCGGCCTGCGCCGGCGCGGCGTCCGCGACATCGCGGCGCAGGTCGGCCGCATGCTCTCCCTGGTGCAGCTCGACGGGTACGACAAGCGCCGCCCCGCCCAGCTCTCCGGCGGCCAGCAGCAGCGGGTGGCGCTCGCCCGCGCGCTCATCAACCACCCGCAGGTGCTCCTGCTCGACGAGCCGCTCGGCGCGCTCGACCTCAAGCTGCGCCGCCAGATGCAGATCGAGCTCAAGCGCATCCAGACCGAGGTGGGGCTGACCTTCGTGCACGTCACGCACGACCAGGAGGAGGCCATGACGATGGCCGACACGGTCGCGGTGATGAACGCCGGGCGGATCGAGCAGTTGGGGGCGCCGGCCGAGATCTACGAGTTCCCGGCCACCCCGTTCGTGGCCAACTTCCTGGGCCAGTCCAACCTCCTCGCCGGGGAGGTCGCCGGGCGCTCCGCCGACGAGGTGGTGGTATCGGCGTACGGCTCGCGGTTCTCGCTGCCCGCGGCCCGCTGCCGGGCCGCTTCCGGCGACATCTATCTGGGGGTACGCCCTGAGAAGCTCCACCTGGCCCCGTCCGCCGAGGCGGTGCCGGCCGGGCATCAGTGGATCGCCGGCGTCGTCTCGGATTCGTCCTATGTGGGCGTCAGCACGCAGTACCTCGTCCGCACCTCATGGGGCACCGAGCTGTCCGCGTTCTCCTCCAACGCCGGCGTGCACGCGCAGCTGCCGCTCGGCGCGCAGGTGGTGGCGTACTGGCGGCCCGAGCACGCGTTCCTGCTCGCCCGCGAGGCGGGTGCCGGCGACGCGACCCAGCCGCTGCTGGAGCCGGTTCCATGA
- a CDS encoding ABC transporter permease, with protein sequence MTVLARLPAEQNAPQKKRGRSKLLPYLLLLPGGLWLLIFFAVPALQLAATSLYDPSGSLEQGYAMTWAFGNYADALSQYWPHFVRSLVYAGIATLLCLLLGYPLAYAIAQKATRFKNLMLVCVIAPFFTSFLVRTLAWKTILSDNGWVVGVLRDLHILGADGRLLATPAAVVLGLTYNFLPFMVLPLYASLDRLDGRLLEASNDLYASPIRTFAKVTLPLSMPGVVAGTLLTFIPAAGDYINAELLGTPKEYMIGNVIDSAFLVRLDYPQAAALSFLLMAAILAIVFVYVRRAGTDEVL encoded by the coding sequence ATGACGGTCCTCGCCCGGCTCCCCGCCGAGCAGAACGCTCCGCAGAAGAAGCGGGGGCGCAGCAAGCTGCTGCCGTACCTGCTGCTGTTGCCGGGCGGCCTCTGGCTGCTGATCTTCTTCGCGGTGCCGGCCCTACAGCTCGCCGCGACCAGCCTGTACGACCCGAGCGGGTCGCTCGAACAGGGCTACGCGATGACGTGGGCGTTCGGCAACTACGCCGACGCGCTGTCCCAGTACTGGCCGCACTTCGTGCGTTCCCTGGTGTACGCGGGCATCGCCACCCTGCTCTGCCTGCTGCTCGGCTACCCGCTGGCGTACGCGATCGCGCAGAAGGCCACCCGCTTCAAGAACCTGATGCTGGTGTGCGTCATCGCGCCGTTCTTCACCAGCTTCCTGGTGCGCACGCTGGCCTGGAAGACCATCCTGTCGGACAACGGCTGGGTGGTCGGCGTGCTGCGCGACCTGCACATCCTCGGCGCCGACGGGCGGCTGCTGGCCACCCCGGCCGCGGTGGTGCTCGGCCTGACGTACAACTTCCTGCCGTTCATGGTGCTGCCGCTGTACGCCAGCCTGGACCGGCTCGACGGCCGGCTCCTGGAGGCGTCCAACGACCTGTACGCCAGCCCGATCCGGACGTTCGCCAAGGTGACGCTGCCGCTGTCGATGCCCGGCGTGGTGGCCGGCACGCTGCTCACGTTCATCCCGGCGGCCGGCGACTACATCAACGCCGAGCTGCTCGGTACGCCCAAGGAGTACATGATCGGCAACGTCATCGACTCGGCGTTCCTGGTGCGGCTGGACTACCCGCAGGCGGCGGCGCTGTCGTTCCTCCTGATGGCCGCGATCCTCGCAATCGTCTTCGTGTACGTGCGCCGGGCCGGAACCGACGAGGTGCTCTAG
- a CDS encoding NAD(P)/FAD-dependent oxidoreductase, which translates to MSTVDDDLSPRPALDGPLVADVAIVGAGYTGLWTAYYLATAAPSLRIVVLEKEFAGYGASGRNGGWCSALFPTPARLLARRHGRKAAVAMQRAMNSTVDEVGRVARLEGIDCHWTKGGTVTIARTPAQLRRAHEAVEEAHEYGFTDDDLTLLGPDEAAKRCGATSVLGGTYTPHCAAIHPARLVRGLARAVERKGVTIYERTPVLRLRQGAADTPVGTVRAPVVVRATEAYTAALPGSRRTIAPVYSLMVATPPLPDGFWANAGLGERETFSDYRRLIIYGQRTVDGRLAFGGRGAPYHFGSKTKPEYDSEPRVFAALRRALAELFPALGDVPVTHSWGGPVGIPGDWSASVGLDRDTGLAWAGGYVGDGVGTTNLAGRTLADLILGVESDLTALPWVGHQSVRWPPEPLRWIGINTVRKLVTLADAARL; encoded by the coding sequence ATGTCCACCGTGGACGACGACCTGTCGCCACGGCCGGCACTTGACGGGCCGCTGGTGGCCGACGTCGCGATCGTCGGCGCCGGCTACACCGGGCTGTGGACCGCGTACTACCTGGCCACCGCCGCGCCGTCGCTGCGCATCGTGGTGCTGGAGAAGGAGTTCGCCGGGTACGGCGCGTCCGGGCGCAACGGCGGCTGGTGCTCGGCTCTCTTCCCCACCCCGGCGCGCCTGCTCGCCCGCCGCCACGGCCGCAAAGCCGCGGTGGCCATGCAGCGCGCCATGAACTCCACTGTGGACGAAGTGGGGCGGGTGGCCCGCCTCGAAGGCATCGACTGCCACTGGACCAAGGGCGGCACGGTGACGATCGCCCGCACTCCGGCCCAGCTGCGCCGCGCCCATGAGGCCGTCGAGGAGGCCCACGAGTACGGCTTCACCGACGACGACCTGACCCTGCTGGGGCCGGACGAGGCGGCCAAGCGGTGCGGCGCGACCAGCGTGCTCGGCGGCACGTACACGCCGCACTGTGCCGCCATCCACCCGGCCCGGCTGGTGCGCGGCCTCGCTCGGGCGGTGGAACGCAAGGGCGTCACCATCTACGAGCGCACGCCGGTGCTGCGCCTGCGCCAGGGCGCCGCCGACACTCCAGTGGGGACGGTGCGCGCGCCCGTGGTGGTACGCGCCACCGAGGCGTACACGGCCGCGCTGCCCGGCTCCCGCCGTACGATCGCGCCGGTCTACTCGCTCATGGTGGCCACGCCGCCGCTCCCGGACGGCTTCTGGGCCAACGCCGGACTGGGCGAGCGGGAGACGTTCTCCGACTACCGCCGGCTCATCATCTACGGACAGCGCACTGTGGACGGTCGGCTGGCCTTCGGCGGGCGCGGCGCGCCGTACCACTTCGGTTCGAAGACCAAGCCGGAGTACGACAGTGAGCCGCGCGTCTTCGCGGCGCTGCGCCGGGCGCTGGCGGAGCTCTTCCCCGCCCTCGGCGACGTGCCGGTCACGCACAGCTGGGGCGGCCCGGTGGGGATCCCCGGGGACTGGTCCGCGTCGGTCGGGCTGGACCGGGACACCGGGCTCGCGTGGGCGGGCGGCTACGTGGGCGACGGGGTGGGCACGACCAACCTGGCCGGCCGTACCCTCGCCGACCTGATCCTCGGCGTGGAGAGCGACCTGACCGCCCTGCCCTGGGTGGGGCACCAGTCGGTGCGGTGGCCGCCCGAGCCGCTGCGCTGGATCGGCATCAACACCGTACGCAAGCTCGTGACTTTGGCGGACGCGGCGCGGCTGTAG
- a CDS encoding Lrp/AsnC family transcriptional regulator: MAKPRQVVRDGASHALLDDVAKQIIEQLQEDGRRPYASIGKAVGLSEAAVRQRVQRLLDAGVMQIVAVTDPLQLGFPRQAMIGLRTTGDLEAIADRLAELEELDYVVITAGSFDLLTEVVCRNDDHLLEVISRLREVEGVVSTEAFVYLKLRKQTYTWGTA, encoded by the coding sequence ATGGCAAAACCGCGGCAGGTGGTGCGGGACGGCGCGAGTCACGCGCTGCTCGATGACGTCGCCAAACAGATCATCGAGCAACTGCAGGAGGACGGGCGGCGCCCGTACGCCTCGATCGGCAAGGCCGTCGGCTTGTCCGAGGCTGCGGTACGCCAGCGCGTGCAGCGGCTGCTCGACGCCGGCGTGATGCAGATCGTGGCCGTGACCGACCCGCTGCAGCTCGGCTTTCCCCGGCAGGCCATGATCGGGCTCCGCACGACCGGCGACCTCGAAGCGATCGCCGACCGGCTCGCCGAACTGGAGGAGCTGGACTACGTAGTCATCACCGCCGGCTCGTTCGACCTGCTGACCGAGGTGGTCTGCCGCAACGACGACCACCTGCTGGAGGTCATCAGCCGGCTCCGCGAGGTCGAGGGCGTGGTGTCCACAGAAGCGTTCGTCTACCTCAAGCTCCGCAAACAGACGTACACGTGGGGGACGGCCTAG
- a CDS encoding polyamine ABC transporter substrate-binding protein encodes MRGALASGALAAAGGTLAACGTEGTKQTEASCVSEDTSSTDKKLAFSNWPQYMDVDEKDESKHPTLEAFQSKTGIQVTYTEDINDNDEFFGKVQNQLAACQSTGRDIIVLTDWMAGRMIRLGWMQKLEKAKLPNVEANLLRSLRARSFDKNDEYAVPWQSGMTGLAYNGNVTKEVRTVDELLTRADLKGKVTCLTEMRDTMGLLLLSNGHDPTNFTEAQFDDALEKLKKAVSSGQIRRFTGNDYATDLAKGDIAACIGWSGDVVQLTAEDEKIKFVVPEQGLMIWSDNMLIPNKAAHRSNAEELINYYYDPEVAAELAAYVNYICPVEGTREKIVAIDPELATNPLIFPDDATLDKTKVFMALDEAQEKSYSSKFQQAIGA; translated from the coding sequence GTGCGCGGCGCACTTGCCTCGGGCGCCCTCGCGGCCGCCGGTGGCACACTCGCCGCCTGCGGCACGGAGGGTACCAAGCAGACCGAGGCCAGTTGTGTCAGCGAGGACACCTCCAGCACGGACAAGAAGCTCGCGTTCTCCAACTGGCCGCAGTACATGGACGTCGACGAGAAGGACGAGTCCAAGCACCCGACCCTGGAGGCGTTCCAGAGCAAGACCGGCATCCAGGTCACCTACACCGAGGACATCAACGACAACGACGAGTTCTTCGGCAAGGTGCAGAACCAGTTGGCCGCCTGCCAGTCCACCGGCCGCGACATCATCGTGCTGACGGACTGGATGGCCGGCCGCATGATCCGGCTCGGCTGGATGCAGAAGCTGGAAAAGGCCAAGCTGCCGAATGTCGAGGCCAATCTGCTGCGCTCGCTGCGCGCGCGCTCCTTCGACAAGAACGACGAGTACGCGGTGCCGTGGCAGTCGGGCATGACCGGGTTGGCGTACAACGGCAACGTCACCAAGGAAGTGCGCACAGTCGACGAACTGCTCACCCGGGCCGATCTCAAGGGCAAGGTGACCTGCCTGACCGAGATGCGCGACACGATGGGCCTGCTGCTGCTGTCGAACGGGCATGACCCGACGAACTTCACCGAGGCGCAGTTCGACGACGCGCTGGAGAAGCTCAAGAAGGCGGTGTCGTCCGGGCAGATCCGCCGGTTCACCGGCAACGACTACGCCACCGACCTGGCCAAGGGCGACATCGCCGCGTGCATCGGCTGGTCCGGCGACGTCGTCCAGCTCACCGCCGAGGACGAAAAGATCAAGTTCGTCGTACCCGAGCAGGGTCTGATGATCTGGTCCGACAACATGCTCATACCCAACAAGGCCGCGCACCGGTCGAACGCCGAAGAGCTGATCAACTACTACTACGACCCGGAAGTGGCCGCCGAGCTCGCCGCGTACGTCAACTACATCTGCCCGGTCGAGGGCACCCGGGAGAAGATCGTCGCTATCGATCCGGAGCTCGCGACGAATCCGCTGATCTTCCCGGACGATGCGACGCTCGACAAGACCAAGGTGTTCATGGCGCTCGACGAGGCGCAGGAGAAGTCGTACTCGTCGAAGTTCCAGCAGGCGATCGGGGCGTGA
- a CDS encoding ABC transporter permease, with protein sequence MKLGRWLADHWVMAAGVLVLGYLFLPIAVVVGLSFNKPSSRLSYDFNEFTLDNWTNPCGPGDMCDAVVRSVQIGFIATIVATVLGTLMAFALVRHRFRGRSATNLLIFLPMATPEVVMGSSLLALFVAGAYRWAWARSSSPT encoded by the coding sequence ATGAAGCTCGGACGTTGGCTCGCCGACCACTGGGTGATGGCCGCCGGTGTGCTCGTGCTGGGCTACCTCTTCCTGCCGATCGCCGTGGTGGTCGGGCTGTCGTTCAACAAGCCGTCGAGCCGGCTGTCGTACGACTTCAACGAGTTCACATTGGACAACTGGACCAACCCGTGCGGTCCGGGGGACATGTGCGACGCGGTCGTGCGCAGCGTGCAGATCGGCTTCATCGCCACGATCGTGGCCACCGTGCTGGGCACGCTGATGGCGTTCGCCCTGGTACGGCACCGCTTCCGCGGCCGGTCCGCCACCAACCTGCTCATCTTCCTGCCGATGGCCACGCCCGAGGTGGTGATGGGCTCGTCGCTGCTGGCCCTCTTCGTGGCGGGGGCGTACCGCTGGGCATGGGCACGGTCATCATCGCCCACGTGA
- the speB gene encoding agmatinase, with protein MTRYGAMYGPDLTFLGVDRCDVTEPESYVDADVMIIGAPFDGGTSNRPGTRFGPMAMRKACYLAHDGSRPSLALRVDALRDLRVYDAGDVEMFGGDIERSLNALEQVVAAVAAAGVIPVILGGDHSIALPDATGVAHRFGYGRVSMVHFDAHADTGDMDFGSLYGHGQPMRRLIESGAVRGDRFLQIGLRGYWPGPPVLDWMAEQRMRSYEMTEIVARGLNECLTEAFAIAVDDCDGVFLSVDVDVVDPGMAPGTGTPEPGGLTTRELLDAVRRCCYELPVVGVDVVEVSPPYDHADVTAFLGNRVVLEALSAIARRRKGPRGTHDNPS; from the coding sequence GTGACGCGATACGGAGCCATGTACGGCCCGGACTTGACGTTCCTGGGTGTCGACCGGTGCGACGTGACCGAGCCCGAGTCGTACGTCGACGCCGACGTGATGATCATCGGGGCGCCCTTCGACGGCGGCACCTCCAACCGGCCCGGCACCCGCTTCGGGCCGATGGCCATGCGCAAGGCGTGCTATCTGGCCCACGACGGCTCCCGGCCGTCCCTGGCGCTGCGCGTCGACGCCCTGCGCGACCTGCGCGTGTACGACGCGGGCGACGTGGAGATGTTCGGCGGCGACATCGAGCGGTCGCTCAACGCCCTGGAGCAGGTGGTCGCCGCCGTCGCCGCCGCCGGCGTGATCCCGGTGATCCTCGGCGGCGACCACTCGATCGCCCTGCCGGACGCGACCGGCGTGGCCCACCGCTTCGGCTACGGCCGGGTGTCGATGGTGCATTTCGACGCGCATGCCGACACCGGTGACATGGACTTCGGTTCGCTCTACGGGCACGGCCAGCCGATGCGCCGGCTTATCGAGTCCGGCGCGGTACGCGGCGACCGGTTCCTGCAGATCGGCCTGCGCGGGTACTGGCCCGGTCCGCCGGTCCTGGACTGGATGGCCGAGCAGCGCATGCGGTCGTACGAGATGACCGAGATCGTCGCCCGCGGCCTGAACGAATGCCTGACCGAGGCGTTCGCGATCGCGGTGGACGACTGCGACGGCGTCTTCCTGTCCGTGGACGTGGACGTGGTGGACCCCGGGATGGCGCCGGGCACCGGCACTCCCGAGCCGGGCGGCCTGACCACGCGGGAGCTGCTCGACGCCGTACGCCGCTGCTGTTACGAGCTGCCCGTGGTCGGCGTGGACGTGGTCGAGGTCTCCCCGCCGTACGACCACGCCGACGTCACCGCGTTCCTGGGCAACCGCGTCGTCCTGGAAGCCCTGTCCGCCATCGCCCGCCGCCGCAAGGGCCCCCGTGGGACCCACGACAACCCCTCCTAG